Proteins encoded within one genomic window of Halorussus salilacus:
- a CDS encoding class I SAM-dependent methyltransferase: MCSANQFSEELAVFYEATHDYGDIGDESFYLDAATDADEPVLEAACGTGRLYLELLRRGVDADGFDVSPAMLDILREKADDEGLTPTVWEADLRSFDADREYALALVPYNSFCNLRGVDDQLAALDALHEVLKPGGRLLFDVYVPRYDVIAEAFGEWQDVREVEYGGTTLRGRSRATIEDQVAQTYRTEQELLNTDGEVVARDEFVLSHLPAQQVELLARHSRFEGWSVSGGFDGEHLEDGDGVQVWELVK, encoded by the coding sequence ATGTGCTCGGCGAATCAGTTCTCGGAGGAGCTGGCCGTCTTCTACGAGGCCACCCACGACTACGGCGACATCGGCGACGAGTCGTTCTATCTCGACGCGGCGACCGACGCCGACGAACCCGTGTTGGAGGCCGCCTGCGGGACGGGGCGGCTCTACCTCGAACTCCTCCGGCGGGGCGTCGACGCCGACGGCTTCGACGTCTCGCCCGCGATGCTGGACATCCTCCGGGAGAAGGCCGACGACGAGGGGCTCACACCCACGGTCTGGGAGGCCGACCTGCGGTCGTTCGACGCCGACCGGGAGTACGCGCTGGCGCTGGTCCCCTACAACTCGTTCTGCAACCTCCGGGGAGTCGACGACCAGCTCGCGGCCCTCGACGCGCTCCACGAGGTTTTGAAGCCCGGCGGCCGACTCCTGTTCGACGTGTACGTCCCCCGGTACGACGTCATCGCCGAGGCCTTCGGCGAGTGGCAGGACGTTCGGGAGGTAGAATACGGCGGGACGACGCTTCGGGGGCGCTCCCGGGCGACCATCGAAGATCAGGTGGCCCAGACCTACCGAACCGAGCAGGAGCTTCTGAACACGGACGGCGAGGTCGTGGCACGCGACGAGTTCGTCCTCTCGCACCTCCCGGCTCAGCAGGTCGAACTGCTGGCGCGCCACTCTCGGTTCGAGGGGTGGTCGGTCTCGGGCGGGTTCGACGGTGAACACCTCGAAGACGGCGACGGCGTTCAGGTGTGGGAACTGGTGAAGTAA